The sequence below is a genomic window from Desulfovibrio sp. JC022.
AAGTAAAGCGGGGCAGATGCAGCAGTTCTGCTCCTTTTTGCGCATAAAAGGCAGCAGCAACGCGGTCTTCAGCAGCAATTATGTCCGGTCTTCTTTCAAGGATGGAAGAAGGCTGGCCCACAGGAATAGGTGGGGGTGTTGCCGCAAGTTTATCCGCTCCTTTGAGCTTGTTCGAAGGATAACGTCCGATAAGGGTTTCAAGGCTGCGTGCGGCTTCTTCTCTGGCCTGTTCTGCTTTGGTTGCCGTGTCCTTTGCAGAGGCTAGCTGGGCATGGACCTGATGCACTTCCATCATGGAAACCTTGCCCACTTTTTGTTTCCGGCTTTCAATGGTGTTCATTTTTTCCAGAATATCAACAATGGATTTCAGGAAATCCTGTTGCACTTCGATTTCATTAAGTAGGAACCAGTTGCGGGCTGTGGCGGCGGCAAGTGATTGGCGTCCGAATTCATAATCCGCTTGCACTGCCTTGGCAGATTCTTCGGCGGATCGTTCGCCAAGTCCAAGCCTGCCCCAGACATCAGCTTCCCATGAAATACCAAGCCCTGCTCCTTGTGGTCTAGCTGTGCCTCCCGCGGTAGTCCCGGCCAGCTGACCGCCCAGTCCGACAGTAGGCAACAGGGCCGCCCCAGCCTGCTTGGCAAGGGCATTGGCCTGATCAACTTTAGCAGCAGAAGCTTGCAGGTTAGGATTGTTTTTCATGGCTTCGGCTACCAGCATATCGAGCTGTGCATCTTTGAAATCGTGGATCCAACCGTCTTTGACTGTGCCGCTGTCCATAACAGATCCAGCCCATTTGTCCGGGCCGGCTGTCTTGGTGCTGTCAGTTCCGGTAGTCGCTTCTGAGTGTGAGTAATTTCTTTTGCAGCCGCAGAGTGCCAACAGGGCCACTATGCTCAACAGTAATATTTTTAAGTTGGTGCGCATAATTTTCTCCAGCTTAAATAGCTTCAAAGCAGATGATGTTCCGCCAGCTGACCATGCGCAGCAAAACCTGCCTGATCAGGGCCAGTGGCTCCATGCTTTCACTATAAACACTTACCGCAGCGGCACTACCCAAGGGTAGATTATACTGGGACATGTCATCAGTTATGTGGATAAAAACCGGAACCCGGCCTTCGGGAATGTGAGTGGAAACACTCAGGAGGTCTCCGGAAGGCTGGAGTTGTCCTTCGGCCAATGCTTCCTGAATTTTAGTTACTTTACCTTTGAAAGCCCGTCCCGGAATGGCCGGAAAGATTATCTCTGCATTGAAGTCGGGTTTAATGTTCTGGAGCGGGTTCTGTTTAAAGGCCGCCACCAGCATGGGGTCTTCAGCATGGACAAAGGTCATTACCGGGCGCAGGGGCAGGGGGACTGCCATCATGCCGGGCCGCAGTCTGAGCATAGTAACCCAGCCATCCGTGGGTGCAACCACCACTGTGCTATTCAGGTTGAAGATTGCTTTTTCAAGCTCGGATTGCAATTGGTTCACTTCTTCCTGATATTGCTCAACATCATATCTGCTACCGGCGGAGTGCCTTGCAAGCTCTTGAGATTCTTTGAGTCTTTGGCTGGCAAATTTCAGCTGGGCTTTAACTTCACCCACTCTTGCTTTATACGGTGTCGGGTCTATGGCAAAAAGTTTGTCTCCTGCTTTGAGCGGAGTATTGGGCTTTACGTATACTTCAATAGTTTTGCCGCGAACCTGCGGCACAATGGGCGTGGTCTGGAAATAGATACGCGCATTGGGGGTGTAGGGATGATAGAAGGCCATACATAGAAATATACCGCCTACTACAAAAATACCGCCCACTACGGCAGTGGTCACAGTCCATTTTGTTACGGGTATTTTAAGCACTTTGAAGGCAACAAAAACAATAGCCGCGTAGGTTAATTCAATAAGTATATCCACGGCTATACCTCACTTGCTTCCGGCTTTACTTCCGATTCAGCGACTTCTTTTGTAGAGGGTGATTCAACCTCATGTTCTACAAAGGCTTCGTCACTTTCCATGTCCGGTTTATGGATCATGGCCCAGATCCAGAGGAAAGGCCAAATTGCATGAAGCATAAACAGGCTGACCCAGCCGGCAGCATGGATGGCGTCCTGATGTGGGTGGTTACGCTTTTTTGCTATGCCATAGGGGATATCGTGGATGTATATGATACCATACACCAGAACCAGAAATACAAAGATCAGCATTCCGGCACCGACATAGTCCAATATCCGGGAATCTGTCTGAATCATAAGCGTCTCCTTCCGAAAGAATATGCATGTAAGTAATTAACTGCTCTACCTGAAAATGAGCTTTGAATTTTAGTAGCATATTTATGTGTGCAGGCCTATCAAAAACTCCCCCTTTCATAGGGTAATTGCTGATAAACCTCTCCTATTTGCACTGTCGGACGCTCTGATGTAAATGGATATTCAATAAAACAAGCAAGGAGTCTTTTTATGGATAATATTGTTGCTGAATCTCTTACTGCCATGCCCGTTGAGCGCAAAGACGGAACTTACGCCCTGCGTATTCCTCTGAATCAGGGGCAGATGAACCCCGGTATGCTGAAAACCGTCATGGAAACCATGACCAAATTTAATCTGACTTCCCTGCGCGTGACCACCGGGCAGCGTCTGAATCTGGAAGGAATTCCCAAGGACAAACTGGAAGAGGTTGTTGCCAGCCTCGGGACCAAGATCGATAAAGTTCCACCGACCGTAGGTGTCTGTACCGGCGTGGGTGTCTGTAAATACGGCATGCAGGACAGCCGCGGTATGGGTAAAAAACTGCTCGAAGTCATCAAACAGAACGGTCCTTATCCCTTCAAAATCAAAAGCGGTGTATCCGGCTGTAAGATTGCTTGCGGCTTCAGCCACGTGCGTGACATCGGTTTAGTTGGAACCCCCAAAGGTTGGGACGTTCTTTTCGGCGGCGGTGCAGCAAGAAACGTCCGTGCCGGAGTAAAGATCGGCACCAAACTGAGCGGTGATGAAGCCCTCGCACTGATCGAAAAGGCCCTTGATTTCTACAAAGAAAATGGCCGCAAACGTGAACGCATCAGCGGTCTGGTAGATCGTCTCGGTGAAGAAGCTTTGCTTGAAGCTGTTAAATAAGTAAATTTAGTCTGATTATGAAAAAGGCGGATTCCCTTGGGGAGTCCGCCTTTTTTTATTGATATTTTACCCGTCCCGCTTATCCAGATACTCCACGGCCCAACCATTTACGCTCTCGAAGATGGGGATCAGCTTCAGCCCCATTTCGGTGAGTGAATATTCCACTGCCGGGGGCACTTCCTGATATACTTTTCGGCTGACTATGCCATGTTTTTCTAAGGCTCGCAGTTGCTGGGTCAGCATTTTCTGGGTCACTTTGGGCATCAGCCTGCGCATTTCCCCGAATCTTTTGGGTTCTCCGTCCGCCAGGTGCCAGATGATCAGCGGCACCCATTTGCCGGACAAGATTTCAAAGGCCACTTCCAGTTCATATGTAAAGCTGCTGCAACTCACTTTGTGCGTTCTATCTTCAGGCATGATTTTCTCCATTTCTTGCGGCGAAATTTGGCCGTCATCAAAAAAAATAAAAAATATTTAAATTAATATCGCGCTGATTTTTGCGTTTTCAGAAAATTGCTTTCAATTAAGCAGAGTCTTCAACTTACCAGATTTTATGTTTTTTGTGTAGTTCTCAAATGATTCTAACAGGTAGTTACCAAATGGGAACTACTAACCAGTTGTAAACTACGATACTGAAAGGTGCGTACTTTACATAAGAAAATTTTTTGTGTTTATAGCTTCTCAACCGATGCAGAGAAACGTTTCTGGTTTGTGCATGTAGTTTTGTTTGGCTGGTATTAAAAATTTAAAAAGTAAAAAATAATCAGTTTTGATTTATTTTAAAATAAAAGCCTCTTCATGAAAGTAGAGTTGCTTTAAAAGTTAATGGAGAAAATTAAAATGGCAAGATTTACCATCCCCCGTGAAGTATACTTTGGTGCAGGCAGCATTGAAGAGCTCAAGAATATTAAAGGAAACAAAGCTGTAATCGTTATCAGCGGCGGTTCTGTAAAAAGAAACGGTGCCCTTGATAAGATTGAAGGCTTCCTGAAGGAAGCTGGTATCGAAACCACCCTGTTCGAAGGTGTTGAGGCTGACCCTTCAGTTGCTACCGTTCGCCGTGGTGTAAAACTCATGAACGATTTCCAGCCTGACTGGATCATCGGTGTGGGCGGCGGTTCCCCTATCGATGCTGCTAAAGCAATGTGGATTTTCTACGAGAACCCCGAGTTCACCTTTGAAGAAGCTGCAAAGCCCTTCAACCTGCCTGAACTGCGCAAGAAAGCACGTTTCGCGGCTGTTCCCACCACCAGTGGTACCGGAACCGAGGTAACTGCGTTCTCCATCATTACCGACAATGATACTGAACTCAAGTTCCCCATTGCCGACTTCAACATCACCCCCGATCTGGCGATTGTTGACAGCGATCTGGCTCAGTCCATGCCCGCGTCCCTCGTGGCCCACACCGGTATGGATGCTTTGACCCATGCTCTGGAAGCTTACGTTTCCATCATGTCCAACGAACTGACCGATTGCCTTGCCATGAAATCCATGGAGATGATTCAGGACGAATTGGTTGCATCTTACAAAGGTGTTGAGGAAGCACGCGACAAAATGCACATTTCCCAGTGCCTTGCAGGTATGTCCTTCTCCAACGCAATTCTCGGAATTGTTCACAGTATGGCCCACAAGACCGGGCATCTTTTCGGTGTTCCCCACGGTTGCGCAAATGCCATTTATCTCCCGGCTGCTATCCGTTTCAATGCTGAAAAAGCAGGTGAAAAATACGCGGACGCCGCAAAGAGACTCGGTCTTGCCGGAGCTACCACTGAAGAACTGGTAGATTCCCTGATTAACTTTGTGAAGGAACTCAACGTGGCGATGCAGATTCCTGCAACCCTCAAAGAGTTCGGTGTTAACGAAGACGACTTCCTTGCCAATCTCGATAAGATTTCTGAAGGCGCATGCGCAGATCCCTGCACCAGCACCAACCCACGTGAGATTTCCGTTGAGCAGATGAAAGAACTGTTCAAGGAATCCTTTTACGGTAAATAAGACCATAGGCTGCGGATTGTTGAAGCAGCTGAATAATCATGCTGACGGAAAGTGCTTCGGTTCTTTACCGTCAGTCAAAGGGCTGGACCTAACGGTCCGGCCCTGTTATTACCCGTCTTCCACGCACTACTTTCCAATCCTCTCATTAAAATAGGCCCGGCATTCAAGGGCCAAACCACACATCATTCATATGGGAAAACACATCATTGAAGAGGCGACCCGTTGCCTGCAATGCAAGAAACCGCTTTGCAGCAAAGGCTGTCCCCTTGGAACACCTATCAATAAAATGATCGAACTTCTGCTGGACGGAAAAATGCAGGAGGCCGGGGCCATGCTTTTTGAGAACAACCCGCTTTCCGTGGTCTGTTCGCTCATCTGTCCTCATGAAAATTTCTGTGAAGGGCATTGCATTCTGGGGCGTAAAAGTTCCCCGGTGCAGTGCAGTGACATTGAGAACTACATCTCCCGCTACTATCTGGCCCAGTTTCAGCCGCAGAAGAAAAAGGAGCGCAAAGAGCGCATCGCCGTTGTCGGTTCCGGTCCGGCCGGGATCACTGTGGCTTTTATCTTAGCCCTTAAAGGGTATGAGGTGACCATCTTTGAATCTGAGGATAAGATCGGCGGGGTCCTGCAATATGGTATACCGGAATTCCGTCTGCCCAAGGATATCCTTGAAAAGCTGCGTGAAGTGCTCATTCAACTGGGCGTGAAAATTCGTCCCAATATGCTCATCGGCCCGGTTATAAGTCTCGATGATCTGTTGCGTGACGGCTACAAAGCGATCTTCATTGGCACCGGGGTCTGGAATCCGCGTCCGCTGAGGCTAAAAGGGGAAACCCTCGGGCATGTCCATTACGCGATTAACTACTTGAAAAATCCTGATGTCTACCAGCTCGGGAAGAAAGTGGCGGTCATCGGAGCCGGGAACGTGGCTATGGATGTGGCCCGCACCGCCCTGCGCAAAGGTGCGGAGGAAGTGACCGTGCTCTACCGCCGTGGTCAGGAAGATATGTCCGCCACCAAATATGAGCAGGATTACGCTAAGCTGGACGGGGTTTGCTTCAAATTTTATCATTCCCCGCTGGAGTTGACTGAAGAAGGAGTCATTTGCGTACGCACGGAAAAACAAACCGGGGAAGATGGCAAGACTAAGCTGGTCACTGTGGAAGGGTCGGAAAAATTGGAAGAGGCTGATTCCATCTTCATCGCAGTAAGTCAGGCACCGCGCAATAACCTTACCGGAATAGAAATCGGCAAGACCGGGCTGGTCATCACCGATGAGGAAGGCCGCACTACCCGCGATGGCATCTTCGCTTCCGGAGACGTAGTCACCGGAGCCAGAACCGTGGCCGAAGCCGTGCGCTGTTCCAAGAATTCCGCGCAGGCTATTATGGATTATGTGGAAGGGTTGTAAACTTTTATTTACATAGTTGTTTTGCTTTCAAAACTCCCTTGCCTTATGGACAGGGGAGTTTTTGTTTTTTCTTAGCAGAAAAGACTGCTCACAATATTGGCTTGCCCAGTAGTTCCATGTATATGTGTTCCTTATTAATAAATTCTGTTGTACTAAAAAAGATGGGAATAATGACTGATACTTCGAAGCTTAATAAGTTGGTGGATATCTGGAAGGGGCGTTTGCTTGATGCCCAGATGGGGCATTACATCCAAAGCGAAAAGATGGGTTGCAGGGCAAATTGGATTGGCGGGGCAATTATTGTTTTTACAGTAGGAATTACTGCATTTTCATTGTTTGAAGTTCCTGACAAGTATGATGAGCTTGGCAGATGGGGGCTGGCCGGAGCAAGTGGTTTGGTTACAATACTTTCGGCCATACAGACTTTTTATAAGCCCGGTGAGAAAGCCGAAGTTCACAGGGCACAGGCCGCCCGCTATGGTGCTATGAAGCGTAAGCTTGAGATGGCCCATGGCGAAGATGTTGACGGGCTTTGGGACTTACGCACAACCATACGCAATGTAGAAAAGGAATGGGAGGGCGTTGCCCTTGATTCTCCGCTGACCAAATTTGCTGTTATCAAAGAGGTTGAAAGCAAGAAAAAAATTCTGGCGGAAATAAAAGAAAAGGGAATTGATCGCAAAGCTGAAAAGGCATTGAAAAAGCTTTGCACAGATACGAATGAATTGCCTCTGTAATATCTAGGTGTTGCAATGAAATTTGTTAAAGATGGTCCCATCATTCCCAATGATCTGATTCAAGCGCGCGATGAAGGCCGGGCGGTCTTTTTTTGCGGTGCCGGGGTATCTAAAGAGTCTGCGGGGATATGTGATTTTACCGAGTTGTGCGAAAGGGTAGCAGTAACCTTGCAGGTGCAGGATGAATCCCCGGTTCGCACTTTGATGAGGCAGGCCAAGGAAATTAATGGGCTTAAGCTTGGTAGCAGTCTTTTGTCAGTGGATCGAATTTTCGGGCTGCTGGAAAGGGATTTTTATATCAAGGATATTGAACGTGCTGTGGCTGAGGCTTTACAGCCAGAAGCCCCCGGCCTTGCTGCCCACGAAACACTCTTGAAGCTAGCAACAACCCCGCAGGATACGGTTCAGCTGGTCACAACAAATTTCGACCGTCTTTTCAGCGAATGCAACCCGGATCTTAACCTGATCAAACCGGGTAACCTTCCCAGAATTGGAGAGGGTGAACCTCTTGATGGAGTCGTACACCTGCACGGTGTGGTCAATAGGGATTATTCCGGTGCTGAAAACAGATTTGTCCTTTCCAGTTCCCAGTTCGGCAGGGCCTACCTTGGTGAGGGCTGGGCTACGGATTTTTTTAAAGCTATTGTTGAAAGGTATGTGGTAGTCTTTGTCGGTTACTCAGCAGAAGACGCTCCGGTGCAGTATTTTTTGGAGTCTTTAAAGTTCAAGGAAAGTAGTAGCTATCAGGTTTACGCTTTTCATGATCAGGCAACACCGGATCACTGGCGGGAAAAGAAAATTACAGCAATTCCATATTCGTCTAAGAACAATTTTAAAGAATTATGGGATACTTTGGGGGCATGGGCCAGAATGGTTTCCGAGCCTGAAAAATGGAGCCGTGAGGTATTGCAACTGGCTGCGCGCGGTCCGGTGGGATTGACCCCTTACGAACGGGAAAAGGTAGCGGGATTCGTTGTAACGGAGAAAGGGGCTCGGCAGTTTGCTGCAGTCAATCCTCCAATAGAGTGGATTTGTGTTTTTGATAAATTTCGCAGGTATGCAAGGCCCGGATATACTGATGATTTGACGGAAGGTAAGGAAGTTGACCCCTTTGAACGTTATTCTCTCGCCTCTGATATTCCCCCGGTTAGGAAGAAAAATAATAATGATTTAAATGTTCCTGAAGCGGTATGGGATATTTTTGATAATGAATTACAATTGCCTGCTCAAAATATCTCGCAGCCATCCATTCATTTGAATAAAGCTGCTCAGGTTTCAGGGAGTGTAGAGAAAATCATTTCTTGGCTTGCCGAGAATGTGGATGATCCCGCAGTAATTTGGTGGGTGGTCTCAAAAGAAGATTTGCATCCTTGGGTGAAAGGAACATTAAAGTTTGAAGTCCGTAGAAAACGTGAACAAATGGATATTACTCTTTTAGAGTCGTGGTACAGGATTTTTGAGGTTTGGCAATCTGGTAAGAGTGAAAGAGATTATGATTCTTCCATATTTGAACTTACTTCCATAATTAAAGAAAGAGGCTGGAGTAAACATCTACTGCACCGTTGGGCAGAGGCAATCCGTCCATACTTTAAAGCAGGGCACTATACTTTACGTTGGGCCGTGCCGCCAGTTCGTGAGAGTAGACCGGATGGAATGGTTAATTTTGATGTGGCTTACCCTCGTCTGAGTTTTAAATTTTCTCCTCCTATAGAATGGCTTCCGTATGCATTGTCTTTGCTGCGAAATAATTTGCTTTTAGCGGAAGCTTGGGAACTTGAGTACGGAAGATACAGAGTTTCGCATATCGGCACGATGCATCCCGGAAAGGATGATAGCACACTTGTTGATGGTAGTGATTTAAAGGGGTGGGTCTATGTTTTCAAATCATGGTTTACGTCCTTGATTGAAAACAACGAGTCCGCGGCTCGAAAAGAATTTATGAGTTGGGCTTATGAAGATTCCCCCATTTTTGACAGTTTTAAGTTGTGGTGTTGCAGCCTGCCGGATTTCCTTTCTCCTGATGAAGCAGGAGAGTCTTTGCTTGGGATTAGTGAAGAAAGTTTCTGGGATAATTACAAACAGCGCGACTTATTGATCGCTTTGAAGGATAGATGGGGTGATCTTTCAAACACACATCGCAGCCAGCTTGAAAAAAGACTTTTAGCTGGAGAGGACAAATGGGAAGGGATTGATGAAAAAGATTTCGAAATAGGATGGGCGGCAGGGATACTTGAGCGAATTCATTGGTTGTATAGCAGAGGGTGTCGGTTTTCATTTGATTTGGATGAAGAAACTAAGAAATTAAAATACTCTTGTCCCGATTGGACTTTTAAGCATTCCGAAAGAGCGGATAGGTCCTGGGGAATGAAAGTAAGTAGCTATAGTACTGATTTAGATTTTTCGTGTTTGGCTAATATCCAACTGGTAGAAGTCCTCTCTCGCGCAAAAGAATATTCAGTAGAGGATTGGGAGAACAAGGTTCAGAAAAGACCTTTCAAAGGGCTTTGCCAAAACAGACCTGTACGGGCTTTGTCAGCCTTGCGCGCTGCTGCTGATTCAGAAGACGCAGCGTGGGGTTGGAATGAATTTTTGAATTCTTGTGGTGAGGTAAAAAGTAAAGAGCGGTTTGCTATCCTTGTTGCACTACGTCTTTGCGAGCTTCCCGTAGAATTGTTGGGTAAAGTCCTTTATCATGTAAGTTCTTGGTTCTCTGGTAATTCTGTGATTCTAAGAGAGCAAAATAATGATGTCTACTTGAAGTTATTCAATGTTTTGTTGCAGGCAATAGAAGGACAAGAAGGCAAGGAAGATCTTGCAGTTGATTCTGACGCAGAAAGCAAGGATTGGAGTTCTCGTTTATGGAATTCACCTGTCAGGCATATTTTGGAGAGTCTTGAAAGTGATCCTAGACTTAGAGATAAATCCTGTACTGCTGAGAATTTAAAAGATTGGTTTGCGCTGCTTGAGAGGGTTTTAAATCTTCCGGGAACGGGGAAATTGTATGCCATAAATCATCTTACAGGGAACCTTGATTGGTATTACCGGATAGATCCAACATGGACAGAAATTAATCTTCTTTATGTGTTTGAAGAAGATACTCAGAATACAAAAGATGCTTTTTGGTCCGGTTTTCTTAGGGGAAATTATCTCACTGATGAATCTTTGTTTGAGCGTATTAAGCCAAGTTTGCTGCATTTTACCGAGAATTTTAGAGGGAAAGTAGGATATTACGGATATTCGTTATTGCCCGAATTGCTATTAAACAGTTGGGCTGGTGAAGCGGTTGATTATCATAATTTGATTTCAGATGACGAAATGCGCAAGGTTTTTGTGAATTGCGGTGATGGTTTGCGTTGTGAAATTCTTAATAGGATTAAATGGCTTTCAAAATCAAGCAAGTCAATACAGAGAGAAAACTGGGGGGCATTACAAGCAGAATTTGTACGCAGGACATGGCCCAAAGAAAAAACAGTTAGGACTCCTGAAGTTCAGAAGGGATTATTTAAATTGCTTTTCAGTAGTCCTGATTTTTTCGTTGAGAAGGCTGAGGCTATTTTGCCTCACTTAGAAAGTATACCTAGTATTGATATGTATGCTGTTGGACATTTTATCTCAGATTGTCCTGATACATTCGACGATTATAAATTAGTCCTTGATGTTTTGATGGAAATTTTGCCAGACAATCCTAACGATAATAGACGGGTATCTTATGAGATGAAAGAAATTATCCCCCGTCTCGAATCAGCCGGACTTGCCGATGATGAACGAATTGAACAGCTAAAACAAAGATATAATCTCTGATATACGGCCCGGAATGGTTATCCATTCCGGGCCCTTTTTACTTATTGCCTAGTTCCACCGCGCATTCCGCTCCGTCCATGCCCTTCGGGAACGCAGAAAGTCTGTTCTCCCCGGCTCATGCACAGGCCGGAAAGTTTTCCGCGCGGGGTTTCAACTGTACATTCATCCCCTTGGGATTTGCCATTGCAGGCGGTGAAAGCTTCTTCGGGCGGACCTTGGCCGTTGCCGGGGCCACGGCCTTGTCCCATGCCTTGCCCCATTCCTCCTTGCATCATACCTTGGCCCATGCCGGAATTCCGGCCTTGATTTCTGCTCATTCCCTGATTTTTTCCGAATCCCTGTCTGTTACCGCCCATAGTTCCCATGCCATCTGAGAAGGAATTCGGAGAACCGCCTTTCCAGGTGGGGATTTTAGTGTAGGGCGGGTCGTATGGTTCAACTCCACCTCCTGCAACGCAACGCACGTAATTGTATATGCGGATGTCGTCGCCCTGCGGGCCGCGTCCGTTGGGGAAAGCATCGGGGTTGCCGGATTTCGGATCACTGCGCTGCGCTCCGGCCCCGTGCACGTCCATCCATTTTTTATTACTGCTGCGCGGGGGCGCGAAATAGCCTAAAGCGCGTCCGAAAGCGACGTATGAGGCGTGGGAAGGCTTGGGACCGTCCATGTGGGTGGTGGATGACCAGTAGTAAGATTCTTTGTCCGTTACTTTGAAGATGGGATCAATGGCTGCGGTGCCGCTGGTCTTGGGGCTGCGGGAGTAATCTACAATGGATTGAAGCTCTTTTACATTCGGCAGCCGCCAGTCGGAGCGTCCGGCGTGATTGAGGTTTTCGCAATAGCTCAAGGCTTCTTTCCAGTTAAGCTTCTTGACGCTGTCGGTCTGTTGCCAGATTAATCCGGTTGCAGTGTCTTCAACACTACCGTCCTTGCGGTCAACGTATATATTTTTTCCGTAATCTGGATTGCCGCGTACGTAGCGGATGTATTTGCTGCGTTTGCCGCGGGGATCTTTCTTGCCGTAGCCTTTGATGCGTCCGTCCGCAAAGTTGACTCCGAAAGCCGTGGGATTGCTGCCCATGGTCTTGCTCACGTAGGTGGTCGAGGACCAGTCCTGACAATCGATGATGCGCTGTCCTTTGGAAGTGTCACCGAATTTGAATTCAAAGTAGTCCGTATTGATAAACGGGGTGGAATCTTTTTCTGTGGCCTGTACCCAGCCGTTGAAGTCGATTAGTGAGTAAAGTTCTTTGATGTTCGGGGCGCGCCAGTCCGTGTGTCCGCCCACCCGGCAATCTTTGGCCCCGTCCATAGCCTGCTGCCAGGTCAGTGCGGGGCCGCGTTCCTTGACCCACATCAAGCCGGTAACCAGATCGGAGATTGTGCCATCCCCGTTATCCTTGTAGCGTGGCTGGTTGCCTTTGTATTGGGCGTCCTGCCCGTAGAATCCATGATCTTGGTCCGGGCAGTGAATCTGACGGGAATTGTTGAAACAGGCTTCCTGCCCGCTGTCCACAATGGGGTAGTTTCCAGCCCAGGCGGATGTTGCACAGATGAATAAGGTAGTGATGGTGATCAGTAGGCTGTATTTTTTCATGCACGCTCCTTTTTTGCATTTAATTAAAGCATGAAGTGAGGTGTTCAGCTAGAGGAAAGGAGCTAATTTTACAAAAGTAGTGCGGTTGTTAAGATTTATTAATGTAGTTTGAGTGCATTGAGATGGGTAAGAAAAATCCC
It includes:
- a CDS encoding TolC family protein, translated to MRTNLKILLLSIVALLALCGCKRNYSHSEATTGTDSTKTAGPDKWAGSVMDSGTVKDGWIHDFKDAQLDMLVAEAMKNNPNLQASAAKVDQANALAKQAGAALLPTVGLGGQLAGTTAGGTARPQGAGLGISWEADVWGRLGLGERSAEESAKAVQADYEFGRQSLAAATARNWFLLNEIEVQQDFLKSIVDILEKMNTIESRKQKVGKVSMMEVHQVHAQLASAKDTATKAEQAREEAARSLETLIGRYPSNKLKGADKLAATPPPIPVGQPSSILERRPDIIAAEDRVAAAFYAQKGAELLHLPRFTFGGGGGINALGDAIAGLTAGLFAPLYTGGEIEAEVEQATAVQKEAIANYASAALNAFKEVENGLAGEKLLKEREAYLAQAAADNKKTFELAQIQYKVGKIDLFELLSHQTRWIGSEMSLLNVRRERLDNRINLHLALGGSFE
- a CDS encoding efflux RND transporter periplasmic adaptor subunit; this translates as MDILIELTYAAIVFVAFKVLKIPVTKWTVTTAVVGGIFVVGGIFLCMAFYHPYTPNARIYFQTTPIVPQVRGKTIEVYVKPNTPLKAGDKLFAIDPTPYKARVGEVKAQLKFASQRLKESQELARHSAGSRYDVEQYQEEVNQLQSELEKAIFNLNSTVVVAPTDGWVTMLRLRPGMMAVPLPLRPVMTFVHAEDPMLVAAFKQNPLQNIKPDFNAEIIFPAIPGRAFKGKVTKIQEALAEGQLQPSGDLLSVSTHIPEGRVPVFIHITDDMSQYNLPLGSAAAVSVYSESMEPLALIRQVLLRMVSWRNIICFEAI
- a CDS encoding DUF3302 domain-containing protein, encoding MIQTDSRILDYVGAGMLIFVFLVLVYGIIYIHDIPYGIAKKRNHPHQDAIHAAGWVSLFMLHAIWPFLWIWAMIHKPDMESDEAFVEHEVESPSTKEVAESEVKPEASEV
- a CDS encoding nitrite reductase encodes the protein MDNIVAESLTAMPVERKDGTYALRIPLNQGQMNPGMLKTVMETMTKFNLTSLRVTTGQRLNLEGIPKDKLEEVVASLGTKIDKVPPTVGVCTGVGVCKYGMQDSRGMGKKLLEVIKQNGPYPFKIKSGVSGCKIACGFSHVRDIGLVGTPKGWDVLFGGGAARNVRAGVKIGTKLSGDEALALIEKALDFYKENGRKRERISGLVDRLGEEALLEAVK
- a CDS encoding helix-turn-helix domain-containing protein gives rise to the protein MPEDRTHKVSCSSFTYELEVAFEILSGKWVPLIIWHLADGEPKRFGEMRRLMPKVTQKMLTQQLRALEKHGIVSRKVYQEVPPAVEYSLTEMGLKLIPIFESVNGWAVEYLDKRDG
- a CDS encoding iron-containing alcohol dehydrogenase, yielding MARFTIPREVYFGAGSIEELKNIKGNKAVIVISGGSVKRNGALDKIEGFLKEAGIETTLFEGVEADPSVATVRRGVKLMNDFQPDWIIGVGGGSPIDAAKAMWIFYENPEFTFEEAAKPFNLPELRKKARFAAVPTTSGTGTEVTAFSIITDNDTELKFPIADFNITPDLAIVDSDLAQSMPASLVAHTGMDALTHALEAYVSIMSNELTDCLAMKSMEMIQDELVASYKGVEEARDKMHISQCLAGMSFSNAILGIVHSMAHKTGHLFGVPHGCANAIYLPAAIRFNAEKAGEKYADAAKRLGLAGATTEELVDSLINFVKELNVAMQIPATLKEFGVNEDDFLANLDKISEGACADPCTSTNPREISVEQMKELFKESFYGK
- a CDS encoding NAD(P)-dependent oxidoreductase; translation: MGKHIIEEATRCLQCKKPLCSKGCPLGTPINKMIELLLDGKMQEAGAMLFENNPLSVVCSLICPHENFCEGHCILGRKSSPVQCSDIENYISRYYLAQFQPQKKKERKERIAVVGSGPAGITVAFILALKGYEVTIFESEDKIGGVLQYGIPEFRLPKDILEKLREVLIQLGVKIRPNMLIGPVISLDDLLRDGYKAIFIGTGVWNPRPLRLKGETLGHVHYAINYLKNPDVYQLGKKVAVIGAGNVAMDVARTALRKGAEEVTVLYRRGQEDMSATKYEQDYAKLDGVCFKFYHSPLELTEEGVICVRTEKQTGEDGKTKLVTVEGSEKLEEADSIFIAVSQAPRNNLTGIEIGKTGLVITDEEGRTTRDGIFASGDVVTGARTVAEAVRCSKNSAQAIMDYVEGL
- a CDS encoding SLATT domain-containing protein — encoded protein: MTDTSKLNKLVDIWKGRLLDAQMGHYIQSEKMGCRANWIGGAIIVFTVGITAFSLFEVPDKYDELGRWGLAGASGLVTILSAIQTFYKPGEKAEVHRAQAARYGAMKRKLEMAHGEDVDGLWDLRTTIRNVEKEWEGVALDSPLTKFAVIKEVESKKKILAEIKEKGIDRKAEKALKKLCTDTNELPL